In Chryseobacterium scophthalmum, the genomic stretch TAAAGCCAATTTGCTGGCATTTTTCGTCATCGGGCTAAAGCCCGATGCTATTGAAAAATACACAATATTCTAATTTTTAAATAGCTAGAATTCATAACAATCAAATTTAGGCTTCCAAATTTTAAAAAAAAACATTTAATTAAAACTAATACGTTTATATATTCAACCAAAAACTTTGCAGTTCTGCGTTTAACTTATTACCTTCGTTAGTATCTGAAAAGGTACAATCAAAAAAATGACGAAAAACGAAGCTTTAAAAAACTGGATAGAACAGTATTCTGAATCTTTGCTGAGAAGAGCAATTTTTCTGCTTTCAGATACCATTGAGGCAGAAGACATTGTTCAGGAAGTTTTCATTGCTGCTTTTTCATCGTACGATTCTTTTGAAGGAAAAAGCACACCTAAAACTTGGCTCAACACGATTCTCAACAATAAAGTCGCTGATTTTTACCGTAAAAAATACAAATCCGAACCACAGATTAAACTCGACCATTTTTTTGACGAAACCGGCTCCTGGAAAAATGACACAGTTTTAAATGATTGGAATGTTTCTAACCCGGAAGCTGAACTTCTGGACAATCAGGATTTTAATAAAAGTTTAGAAGATTGCATCGAAGATTTGCCTTCCCGATGGAAGATTCCGATGAAACTTTATTATCTCGAAGAAAAAAAAGCACCCGAAGTGAGTCAGGAATTGGATATCTCTACGACTAACCTTTGGAAGATTTTACAACGAACCAGAATGCAGTTGAGAGAATGTCTGGAAATTAACTGGTTTTCAAAATCATAAGGAATAAAAAATGTTTAGAAAAATAATACATATTTTCTTTTTACCATGCAGTACAGCAACTTTACTGATGGAAAAACGCAATGCAAAGAATATTTCACCAAAAGAAAACTGGCAGCTTTCGATGCACGTAATGATTTGCAAATGGTGCAAAGCGTATGAAGAAAAACTGAAAATTTTAGATTCTATTTTAAAAAAGAAATGGTTCGGGGAAGAAAAAACCAATTTGAATGATACAGATATTCAGGGATTTAAAGATAAAATATTTAGAAAGTTAGATTTTTAAGAAAAAAAACTGTCAGGATTTTACAATCGTTGCGACTATAGTTTTGAAAATAATAAATATTAATTCAAAAAATCTAAGAACAATGCAACAGACATCACAACACAAAGGTTTACCAACGTACAAAATCGGTTATTATATTTCGCTTTTTGGAGCAGCAATTATTTTACTTTGGATTGGAGCTTTCAAATTTACTCCGACAGAAGCAGCAGCAATAAAACCTTTGGTAGAAAACCATTTTCTCACGTTTTTCGTATATGATATTATGAGCGCCCAAGCGGTTTCTAATATAATCGGAGTGATAGAAATTATCATTGCCTTGTTATTAATCTTTAGCGTGAAATTTGCATCTCTTAAAAAGTTTGCAGGTATCGGAATGGTGGTTACTTTTTTAGTGACACTGAGTTATCTCTTTACAACACCGAATGTTTGGCATATTGTTGACGGCGTTCCTGTTACAGACTTTTTTATTCTTAAAGATTTGATGCTTTTAGGATTTGGTTTAATGCTTTTAAATGGAAAAAATGAACACACATAATAAAACAAAAATGAAAAATATATTCACATTTCTCGGAATGGTTCTGGGAATTGGGGTCTTTGCGACAAGTTGCGGAGACGCAAAACAACAATCTTCATCAATTAAAAAAGAGAATGAGACCACTATGAATGCTAAAAATGTAAAAGAAGTTTATTTTGCAGGCGGTTGCTTTTGGGGAACTGAGCATTTTTTTCAACAAATCAGAGGAGTTGTAGGAACTGAAGTTGGATATGCCAACGGAAATAAGAAAAATCCTACTTATGAGGAAGTTATAAGTCATACTACAGGTTTTGCCGAAACCGTGAAAGTAAAATACGACCCGGAACAGGTTGACCTTAAACTTCTGATTGATCTTTATTTTAAAACGATAGATC encodes the following:
- a CDS encoding DUF417 family protein, whose amino-acid sequence is MQQTSQHKGLPTYKIGYYISLFGAAIILLWIGAFKFTPTEAAAIKPLVENHFLTFFVYDIMSAQAVSNIIGVIEIIIALLLIFSVKFASLKKFAGIGMVVTFLVTLSYLFTTPNVWHIVDGVPVTDFFILKDLMLLGFGLMLLNGKNEHT
- a CDS encoding sigma-70 family RNA polymerase sigma factor, with amino-acid sequence MTKNEALKNWIEQYSESLLRRAIFLLSDTIEAEDIVQEVFIAAFSSYDSFEGKSTPKTWLNTILNNKVADFYRKKYKSEPQIKLDHFFDETGSWKNDTVLNDWNVSNPEAELLDNQDFNKSLEDCIEDLPSRWKIPMKLYYLEEKKAPEVSQELDISTTNLWKILQRTRMQLRECLEINWFSKS